One genomic window of Wenzhouxiangella sp. XN201 includes the following:
- a CDS encoding regulatory protein RecX gives MPSPSERVQLREAAMRLLARREHSCKELLRKLTGRGWPRADAEAVIDELAAENLQSDERFAESFVRQRVGKAYGPVRIRAELAERGIGRGLAARALTSEAPDWQAVAARWYERRYGSEPPSDLKEKARRQQALARRGFAHEHIRELLD, from the coding sequence ATGCCTTCGCCGTCGGAGCGTGTGCAGCTTCGCGAGGCCGCCATGCGCCTGCTGGCGCGGCGCGAACACTCGTGCAAGGAGCTCTTGCGCAAGCTCACCGGGCGCGGTTGGCCCAGGGCTGATGCCGAGGCCGTGATTGACGAACTGGCGGCCGAAAACCTGCAGTCCGACGAGCGCTTCGCCGAAAGTTTCGTGCGCCAGCGGGTCGGCAAGGCCTACGGTCCGGTGCGAATCCGGGCCGAGCTGGCCGAACGCGGCATCGGTCGGGGTCTGGCTGCTCGCGCCCTGACCAGCGAGGCGCCCGATTGGCAGGCCGTGGCAGCGCGCTGGTACGAACGTCGCTACGGCAGCGAGCCGCCTTCCGACCTGAAGGAAAAGGCCCGCCGCCAGCAGGCCCTTGCCCGCCGCGGCTTCGCCCATGAGCATATTCGGGAGCTGCTCGATTAA